From Hoeflea sp. 108:
TCGCCGTGCATGCCGAGATCGTCTTCAATGGCGAGACCTTCCACCGCGCAACCTTGTGCCGCTGCGGAGCATCCCAGAACAAGCCGTTCTGCGATGGCAGCCACAGCAAGATCGGCTTTGCCGCGACCGGCGAGCCGGCGCTGAAGGAGAGCCAGCCGCTCGCCGCTCGTGACGGCCCGCTGGTGCTGACGCCGCAGCCCAATGGCAACCTCAAGCTGGAAGGCAATGTCGAGATCGTCACCGGCACAGGCCACACGGTCGACCGCGCGACAAAAGTCTGGCTCTGCCGCTGCGGCAACTCGGCCACCAAGCCGTATTGCGACGGTTCGCACAAGAAGATCGGCTTCGTCGCATGACGGGCAGACGCGGCACCGACCTCGGAAAAGGAGCCGCACGACAGGCCGTCGCTTCTGAGCCGGTCGAATGGTCTGTCTGGC
This genomic window contains:
- a CDS encoding CDGSH iron-sulfur domain-containing protein, with protein sequence MSGDHGGRDEKMSKGVVEGEKIDVGFSGRRCIHSRNCVLGNPHVFEPNAPGEWIHPDAALAEQIVAIAESCPSGAITYRRKDGGPQEAPPVVNTVRIRENGPLAVHAEIVFNGETFHRATLCRCGASQNKPFCDGSHSKIGFAATGEPALKESQPLAARDGPLVLTPQPNGNLKLEGNVEIVTGTGHTVDRATKVWLCRCGNSATKPYCDGSHKKIGFVA